In Trifolium pratense cultivar HEN17-A07 linkage group LG7, ARS_RC_1.1, whole genome shotgun sequence, a genomic segment contains:
- the LOC123896356 gene encoding uncharacterized protein LOC123896356: MKLPSEISKQVVAQSSGGFAGNTLDNPRNESCNAIGLRSRVVPSGEVEKEGGVEKNERLAEEKGENGNKGNTEGEVEKIEKLIDAESMLRKNQSPTSQGTWERAALEQMPIYAKFMKDLLSGKRKLRDDENVALSEECSAILQRMLPPKLKDPGSFTIPCSNGKVKVKRALCDLGASINSMHLSMVRKLDCGEPKLTKMTLTLVDRSITYPYGVLEDVPFLATGRALIDVELGELMLSFQNEQVTFNVFESMSHQNENPQCCRVGVVEELEEEIAQDEPPIRSIEKVNVLVEENKKKGGSMKQVKAPTETPKTPLKKKRKKMEEQMGEV; encoded by the exons ATGAAGCTTCCATCCGAAATATCAAAACAGGTGGTTGCTCAGTCTAGTGGGGGTTTTGCTGGAAACACGTTGGATAATCCAAGGAATGAGAGTTGTAATGCCATTGGGTTGAGAAGTAGAGTTGTGCCATCG ggagaagtagaaaaagAGGGTGGAGTCGAAAAGAATGAAAGACTAGCAGAAGAAAAAGGTGAAAATGGGAATAAGGGAAACACTGAGGGAGAAGTCGAAAagatagaaaaattaattgatgCAGAATCGATGCTCAGAAAAAACCAAAGCCCAACTTCTCAAGGAACATGGGAAAGAGCAG CTTTGGAGCAGATGCCGATATATGCCAAGTTTATGAAAGATCTCTTGTCCGGTAAGAGAAAGCTTAGGGATGACGAGAATGTTGCCTTGTCAGAGGAGTGTAGTGCAATTTTGCAAAGGATGCTGCCCCCGAAGTTGAAAGACCCTGGGAGTTTCACTATTCCGTGTTCAAATGGTAAGGTAAAAGTTAAAAGAGCTCTTTGTGATTTAGGAGCTAGTATTAATTCGATGCATCTATCCATGGTAAGGAAGCTTGATTGTGGAGAACCTAAGCTAACAAAAATGACTCTAACATTGGTTGATCGCTCCATCACGTATCCCTACGGAGTTCTTGAAGACGT ACCATTCTTGGCTACCGGTAGAGCGTTGATAGATGTGGAGTTAGGTGAGCTAATGTTGAGTTTTCAAAATGAACAAGTGACTTTTAATGTATTTGAGTCTATGAGTCATCAGAATGAAAACCCTCAATGTTGTCGGGTTGGTGTAGTTGAAGAGTTAGAGGAGGAAATTGCTCAAGATGAGCCACCAATTAGATCAATCGAGAAAGTTAATGTTCTtgttgaagaaaacaaaaagaagggAGGAAGCATGAAACAGGTAAAAGCTCCTACGGAAACTCCAAAAACACctctaaaaaagaaaagaaaaaaaatggaggaACAAATGGGAGAGGTTTAG
- the LOC123896355 gene encoding long-chain-alcohol oxidase FAO4A-like, producing MEFLSQHIIKNIDDGLWKLVRLSRNGHPLSRLFFTDDVLLFAKETKSQALNIDSMLKQFAKYFGLKVNATNPRFSSTRRGKISSIVASTGISRTHSIEKYLGFPMLYDRLQRRDFSFVEEKISKSLASWQHKLLNKAGRMTLVKSVLNSIPNYYMQLVACGALSTPPLLERSGLKNKNIGRNLHLYPVTMASGYFPIAPELWPEEHKKSYEGGIMTAMSTVATDFNKSGYGAVIQTPSSHPGLFSILMPWNSGTDIKDRMHKFSRTAHVFALARDQASGTVVDSPNRISYQMKDVDKDNLSKGIEKVLRTMAAAGAEENGTHNNKGRSLKVKEVSYHEFEKFVNEESSMSFTDLSTPVCSAHQMGSCRMGNNPKESVVNQMGETWEVKGLYLADSSVFPTALGVNPMVTIQAIAYCTTQHVLEVLKRKR from the exons ATGGAATTCTTGTCACAACACATTATAAAGAATATTGATGACGGGCTTTGGAAACTTGTGAGACTCTCTAGGAATGGTCATCCTCTCTCGCGTCTTTTCTTTACTGATGATGTTCTTCTCTTTGCTAAAGAAACTAAGTCCCAAGCTTTGAATATTGATTCTATGCTTAAGCAATTTGCTAAATATTTTGGATTGAAGGTTAACGCTACAAATCCAAGGTTTTCTTCTACTCGGAGAGGAAAAATATCCTCCATTGTTGCTAGTACAGGTATTAGCCGCACTCATTCTATTGAAAAATATCTAGGCTTTCCTATGTTATATGATAGGCTTCAAAGAAGAGATTTTTCTTTTGTGGAAGAGAAAATTAGTAAGAGCCTTGCTAGCTGGCAGCACAAGTTGCTTAATAAGGCTGGTCGAATGACTTTGGTTAAATCTGTATTAAACTCTATTCCTAATTACTACATGCAA TTGGTAGCCTGTGGGGCACTAAGTACTCCGCCGTTACTCGAAAGAAGtggtttgaaaaataaaaacataggGAGAAACTTGCATCTTTATCCCGTCACAATGGCTTCGGGCTACTTCCCTATTGCACCTGAGTTGTGGCCAGAGGAGCATAAGAAAAGCTATGAAGGAGGGATTATGACAGCAATGTCCACAGTTGCTACAGACTTTAACAAATCTGGATATGGTGCGGTGATTCAAACACCTTCATCGCATCCAGGCTTATTCTCGATTCTAATGCCGTGGAATTCTGGAACAGATATAAAAGATCGAATGCACAAGTTTTCGAGGACAGCTCATGTGTTTGCTCTGGCAAGGGATCAAGCATCGGGAACTGTGGTGGATTCACCTAACCGTATAAGTTATCAAATGAAAGATGTAGACAAAGATAACTTAAGCAAAGGAATTGAGAAGGTGCTTAGAACAATGGCAGCAGCCGGAGCCGAAGAAAATGGGACGCATAATAATAAGGGAAGGAGCTTAAAGGTTAAGGAAGTGAGCTATCATGAATTTGAGAAATTTGTTAATGAAGAAAGCTCAATGTCATTTACTGACCTTTCGACACCAGTATGCTCCGCACATCAGATGGGAAGCTGTCGTATGGGTAATAACCCAAAGGAATCGGTTGTGAACCAAATGGGAGAAACATGGGAAGTTAAGGGTCTTTATCTTGCAGATTCAAGTGTTTTTCCCACAGCTTTGGGTGTGAATCCGATGGTCACAATTCAGGCTATTGCATATTGCACGACGCAACATGTTCTTGAAGTTCTCAAAAGGAAAAGATGA
- the LOC123897906 gene encoding 60S ribosomal protein L18a-2, with protein sequence MVGYKFHQYQIVGRALPTEKDEHPKIYRMKLWATNEVRAKSKYWYFLRKIKKVKKSNGQVLAINEIFEKNPTKIKNFGIWLRYQSRTGYHNMYKEYRDTTLNGAVETMYNEMASRHRVRFPCIQIIKTATIPANLCKRESTKQFHNSKIKFPLVFKKIRPPTRSLKTTYKANKPNLFM encoded by the exons ATGGTTGGCTATAAG TTTCACCAGTATCAAATTGTTGGAAGAGCTCTTCCTACTGAAAAAGATGAACATCCGAAGATTTATCGCATGAAACTTTGGGCAACCAATGAAGTTCGTGCCAAATCTAAGTACTG GTATTTCTTGAGGAAGATTAAGAAGGTTAAGAAAAGCAATGGACAAGTTTTGGCTATCAATGAG ATCTTTGAGAAGAACCCCACCAAGATTAAGAACTTCGGAATTTGGTTGAGATACCAGAGTCGTACTGGTTATCACAACATGTACAAGGAATACCGTGATACTACTCTCAACGGTGCTGTGGAGACAATGTACAACGAAATGGCATCTCGTCATAGGGTCAGGTTTCCATGCATCCAAATCATTAAGACCGCCACCATCCCAGCCAATCTTTGCAAGAGAGAGAGCACTAAGCAGTTCCACAATTCCAAAATCAAGTTCCCCTTGGTGTTCAAGAAGATTAGGCCACCAACTAGGAGCCTGAAAACAACATACAAAGCAAACAAGCCCAACCTGTTCATGTGA
- the LOC123897907 gene encoding dol-P-Man:Man(5)GlcNAc(2)-PP-Dol alpha-1,3-mannosyltransferase-like, translated as MEIGGRRLKNVETMAVESVTQSAPPPRSKQNNTFMENPKIPIAVSLLIADSILIFLIIAFVPYTKIDWDAYMSQVEGFLGGERDYRNLKGDTGPLVYPAGFLYIYSAFLYLTGGQVYPAQILFGVLYIINLAIVLYIYVKTDVLPWWALCLLSLSKRVHSIFVLRLFNDCVAMTLLHAALLFLMHRRWNLGLIVFSVAVSVKMNVLLYAPPLLLLMLKAMDISGVLLALAGAALVQILLGLPFLVSHPVAYISGAFNLGRVFIHFWSVNFKFIPEPVFVSKGFAIFLLAAHLIALASFAHYRWCKHEGGLLKFLHSRYVFMRMKFALFFSSSFQKFGKSTSTSIKILTKEHIVTTMFVGNFIGIVCARSLHYQFYSWYFYTLPYLLWRTRYPTLVRLILFVGVELCWNIYPSNNISSALLLCLHLIILLGLWSAPPEYPYAEKEPSSHKDK; from the exons atggAAATCGGAGGCAGAAGATTGAAAAACGTAGAAACAATGGCCGTGGAATCCGTTACACAATCAGCACCTCCGCCTagatcaaaacaaaacaacacttTCATGGAAAACCCCAAAATACCCATAGCAGTTTCTCTTCTCATTGCCGATTCAATCCTCATCTTCCTCATCATCGCATTTGTCCCCT ATACAAAAATAGATTGGGATGCTTACATGTCACAGGTTGAAGGGTTTCTAGGAGGTGAGAGAGATTACCGTAATCTAAAGGGTGATACTGGTCCTCTTGTTTACCCTGCTGGTTTTCTCTATATTTACTCTGCATTTCTGTATCTTACTGGAGGACAAGTTTACCCTGCTCAG ATTTTGTTTGGAGTTTTGTATATCATTAATCTTGCAATCGTTCTATACATCTATGTCAAAACTGATGTG CTTCCGTGGTGGGCTCTTTGCTTACTTTCTCTGTCAAAACGAGTGCATTCTATCTTTGTCCTCCGTCTCTTTAATGATTGTGTGGCCATGACACTTCTTCATGCTGCATTGCTCTTCCTCATGCACCGAAGGTGGAATCTAGGTTTGATTGTGTTTAG CGTGGCTGTTTCGGTTAAGATGAATGTTCTTCTTTATGCTCCGCCTTTACTGCTGCTCATGCTAAAG GCTATGGATATCAGTGGTGTGTTATTGGCTTTAGCTGGTGCAGCATTGGTTCAG ATATTATTGGGGCTTCCTTTCCTGGTTTCACATCCAGTTGCATACATATCAGGAGCCTTCAATCTTGGCCGCGTCTTCATCCATTTCTG GTCTGTTAACTTCAAATTCATCCCTGAACCAGTATTTGTATCCAAGGGATTTGCAATCTTTTTGTTGGCTGCTCACCTTATAGCACTTGCTTCATTTGCACATTATAGATGGTGCAA ACATGAAGGAGGGCTTCTAAAGTTTCTGCATTCAAGATATGTCTTTATGAGAATGAAGTTTGCACTTTTCTTCTCCTCCTCTTTTCAGAAGTTTGGCAAGAGCACTTCAACATCCATCAAGATCCTCACTAAAGAAC ATATCGTGACTACTATGTTTGTTGGAAACTTCATTGGCATTGTATGCGCTCGGTCATTGCATTATCAATTCTATTCATG GTACTTCTATACCTTACCATACTTGTTGTGGAGAACACGCTACCCAACATTGGTCCG ATTAATTTTGTTCGTGGGAGTGGAGCTGTGCTGGAATATCTATCCTTCAAACAACATTTCATCAGCTTTACTTCTCTGTCTTCACTTAATTATTCTCTTGGGTTTGTGGTCTGCTCCACCAGAGTATCCTTATGCAGAAAAAGAACCATCATCCCACAAAGACAAATAG